The sequence AACCTAAATCTACAAACTGTTTTGCTGCTTCAAAATCATAAGTGAAACAATGAATCACACCAAAGGCTTTGGATTTATATTCTTTCAATGCTTCGTAGGTATCTTCAAAGGCATCGCGAGAATGAATCACAACTGGTAATTTATATTCAGAAGAAAATTCTAAAAATTTACGCAACACTTCATTCTGCGCAGATCTTGTGCTCGCATCATGATAGAGATCGACACCAATCTCGCCGATAGCCGAGAATTTTGGATCATCCATTCGGGATTTTGCTAAATCTAAAATTTGATCTGCATTAGGAAATTCATGAGTTTCCGTCGGATGGCAACCGATTGAATAGAAAATTTCTAAATCATCTTTGGAATGAGTTTCTGAAATACGAACAGCCTCGACAGAACTTGGCAAATCAATCCCGATTTGAACCATTCGGTCTACTCCAGCCATTCGGGATTTCGCCAGAGTTTCTTCAATCTCTTGGCCTTGCTCCCGAATTATGTCTAAGTGGCAATGAGTGTCAATGGTTGAATATCCCATAAATAGCAAGATTTGTAATTTCCACTGGATGAAAATGAAAATTCAATCGAAAGATATAGTGGGTGCATTAACTTTTGTTTAAATAGTCGAAGGCCTGAAAAGAACGTGGAAGCAAAACAAAGACTACATCTAATTTTTTACCGATTAAGGTATAAAGTCCAGGAATGGAAGCTTAAGTTATCTCAACGTTACGAGGATCTGGATAAAAAAGGGCGTGAACGTCTGACAATTATGGTCATTCCTCACACCGATCGAAAAACTATTAACTTTGTTATCTCTTACAAAGCCATTTCTATCTTCATCGGGATCATGGTAGTGCTTCTTGTGATCAGCGCTGTGAATGTTTTATCTCATAGTGGATCCATCCACCAACTCACGGAACTCAATTTAACAAACAAAGACTTTATCAGACAATCTTCCAAGATGAAAGAAGAGGTGAACTCTCTTCATGAAACCATCCAATACTATTACGAAAGAATTTCTAACCTCTATATCAAACTCGGCGGAGATCCTTCACGTGTTTCCAAAGGGATGGGTGGACAGGCGGGACAATTTCTCGCATTACAAGGAACACCGCAGTCCGACATCA comes from Leptospira harrisiae and encodes:
- a CDS encoding TatD family hydrolase, translated to MGYSTIDTHCHLDIIREQGQEIEETLAKSRMAGVDRMVQIGIDLPSSVEAVRISETHSKDDLEIFYSIGCHPTETHEFPNADQILDLAKSRMDDPKFSAIGEIGVDLYHDASTRSAQNEVLRKFLEFSSEYKLPVVIHSRDAFEDTYEALKEYKSKAFGVIHCFTYDFEAAKQFVDLGYYVSFSGIVTFKSATDIQEAARKIPLETILIETDAPFLSPMPHRGKRNDSSHLPFVLEKMFSLRTETNAEVADRIYQNSLKFTQRKAYHHA